In Zingiber officinale cultivar Zhangliang chromosome 6A, Zo_v1.1, whole genome shotgun sequence, a single genomic region encodes these proteins:
- the LOC121995139 gene encoding calmodulin-binding protein 25-like, which yields MAENCSVLDLWARRPDSAWISEVSARENAALTRALQMSLSDTTTTTTSTTSSSSSASSLYATDTISSAPMPYRVIPSSPTPSDASAGDASLRRGAALGPSAAGRVSKRKTRTGKRADTTYIKVDLENFREMVQRVTGIRGDWEPSESAVEPEPVRPAAAALQQICLPTLDTSAILLGKSSVEIAREGGGSGFFGCPPPTPAEMPAFDLDFLVTAFPTLDSWGVL from the coding sequence ATGGCAGAGAACTGCTCGGTGCTCGATCTGTGGGCGCGCCGCCCGGACTCGGCCTGGATCAGCGAGGTCTCCGCCCGCGAGAACGCCGCCCTCACCAGAGCGCTCCAGATGTCCCTCTCCgacaccaccaccaccactaccagcaccacctcctcctcttcctccgccTCCTCACTCTACGCCACCGATACCATCTCCTCAGCTCCGATGCCGTATCGTGTGATCCCCTCCTCGCCGACTCCCTCGGATGCTTCAGCGGGAGACGCGTCTCTTCGCCGCGGCGCCGCCCTCGGACCCTCGGCGGCCGGGAGGGTCTCCAAGCGGAAGACGCGCACGGGGAAGCGGGCGGACACGACCTACATCAAGGTGGATCTGGAGAACTTCCGGGAGATGGTGCAGCGGGTGACAGGAATCCGGGGAGACTGGGAGCCTTCGGAGTCGGCGGTGGAGCCGGAGCCTGTGCGGCCCGCTGCGGCGGCCCTGCAACAGATCTGCCTTCCGACGCTCGACACGTCGGCGATTCTACTAGGAAAGAGCTCGGTGGAAATCGCAAGGGAAGGCGGCGGCAGCGGCTTCTTCGGGTGCCCACCACCGACGCCGGCGGAGATGCCCGCCTTCGATCTCGACTTCCTCGTCACGGCGTTCCCGACCCTTGATTCGTGGGGCGTCTTATGA
- the LOC121997394 gene encoding CO(2)-response secreted protease-like has product MQGSNRFPINRSPASSLVSPSSPLMANHLQLLFLVLTSLLAGVISKKAPEPYVVYMGGVLEGGDQEASQASHLQMLSSVLPSAEKGRVSLVQSYHHAFKGFSAMLTEEEAALLSDNKEVVSVFRDRTLQLHTTRSWDFLEAESGVGAERLQHKASNDVIIGIIDTGIWPESPSFSDAGMGEIPSRWKGTCMEATDFKRSDCNRKLIGARYYSGQAHTGAHSARDSVGHGTHTASTAAGSVVLNANYYGLAQGVAKGGSPSSRLAVYRACSLGGCASSAVLKAIDDAVHDGVDVISISIGMSSAFQTDFLSDPIAIGAFHANQRGVLVVCSAGNDGPDPYTVVNSAPWIFTVGASSIDRTFQSTILLGDGSTLKGSAINFSNHTRSESYSLMFAGDAAAEYTPVSEASNCYPGSIDERKASGKILVCVDTDPTLTRRVKKSVAEGAGAKGLILIDEEEKGVPFDSGSFPFAEVGSDVGLQILKYLNSTKKPSAVILASEEAKEIRPAPVVAYFSSRGPGGLTEAILKPDVMAPGVSIVAASIPISDTGTIPTGREPSKFAIKSGTSMACPHVAGAGAFVKSAHPRWSPSAIRSALMTTATVTNNLGRPLTNHKLASASFHDMGAGEMSPLRALSPGLVFDTAIDDYLLFLCRYGYKDQAVRSISGRSNFSCPYNAAASPDLISDINYPSISIAKLERKQTVSRTVTNVGPPNATYTAAVDAPAGVTVQVSPARLSFSRRGAKASYAVAFEARGASKGYGYGSITWSDGAHAVHTVFAVNCV; this is encoded by the exons ATGCAAGGCTCCAACAGGTTTCCTATAAATAGATCACCAGCTTCTTCCCTTGTGTCACCAAGTAGTCCTCTAATGGCGAATCATTTGCAGCTTCTCTTCCTTGTTCTCACTTCTCTTTTGGCTGGTGTTATTTCGAAGAAGGCCCCCGAA CCTTATGTTGTTTACATGGGGGGAGTACTTGAAGGTGGTGACCAAGAAGCTTCACAAGCATCTCACTTGCAGATGTTATCCTCTGTTCTTCCAAG TGCGGAGAAAGGAAGAGTGTCTCTTGTCCAAAGTTACCATCACGCATTCAAAGGATTCTCAGCCATGCTTACTGAAGAAGAAGCTGCTTTACTATCTG ACAACAAAGAGGTGGTGTCGGTTTTCCGAGACCGGACTCTTCAACTCCACACCACGCGCTCTTGGGACTTCTTGGAGGCAGAATCCGGCGTTGGAGCAGAGAGGCTCCAACACAAAGCTTCAAATGATGTGATAATCGGCATCATCGATACTG GAATATGGCCGGAATCACCCAGCTTCAGTGACGCTGGGATGGGGGAGATCCCTTCGAGGTGGAAAGGCACCTGCATGGAAGCAACTGACTTCAAAAGATCAGACTGCAACAG GAAGCTGATAGGTGCAAGATACTACTCCGGCCAAGCTCACACAGGAGCTCACTCAGCGAGGGATTCCGTTGGCCACGGAACGCACACAGCCTCCACCGCCGCCGGCTCGGTGGTGCTGAACGCTAACTACTACGGCCTTGCTCAGGGAGTAGCCAAAGGAGGTTCTCCCTCGAGCAGGCTCGCCGTCTACAGGGCGTGCTCGCTGGGCGGATGCGCTAGCTCCGCCGTGCTGAAGGCGATCGACGACGCAGTCCATGACGGCGTCGACGTAATCTCGATATCGATAGGGATGAGCTCCGCGTTCCAGACGGATTTCCTCAGCGACCCCATCGCCATCGGCGCGTTCCATGCCAATCAAAGGGGCGTGCTGGTCGTCTGCTCCGCCGGAAATGACGGACCGGATCCATACACAGTGGTCAATTCAGCGCCCTGGATCTTCACGGTGGGAGCTTCCAGCATCGACAGGACTTTCCAGTCGACGATACTTCTTGGAGATGGAAGCACGCTTAAG GGATCTGCCATCAATTTCTCGAATCATACTCGTTCAGAATCATATTCGCTAATGTTTGCCGGAGATGCAGCAGCAGAGTATACTCCCGTATCAGAAGCAAG CAATTGCtatcctggatcgatcgatgAGCGAAAAGCCTCTGGCAAAATTCTAGTGTGCGTCGACACTGATCCAACCCTAACGAGACGAGTAAAGAAGTCGGTCGCTGAAGGAGCTGGGGCTAAAGGTCTGATCTTGATCGATGAAGAAGAGAAAGGGGTGCCTTTTGATTCCGGCAGCTTTCCATTCGCAGAGGTAGGGAGCGATGTTGGACTCCAGATTCTGAAGTACTTGAACTCGACCAA AAAGCCTTCTGCTGTGATTCTGGCATCGGAGGAAGCCAAGGAGATCAGACCTGCGCCAGTCGTGGCGTATTTCTCTTCGAGGGGTCCTGGAGGACTCACAGAAGCCATTCTTAAG CCTGATGTAATGGCTCCAGGCGTCAGCATTGTCGCAGCGTCGATCCCGATATCCGATACAGGAACAATTCCGACAGGGCGAGAACCATCGAAATTCGCCATCAAATCAGGAACCTCGATGGCCTGCCCTCATGTCGCCGGAGCGGGTGCCTTCGTAAAATCAGCTCATCCGAGATGGTCTCCTTCAGCGATAAGATCAGCGCTGATGACGACTG CCACGGTCACCAACAATCTCGGGCGGCCACTGACGAATCACAAACTAGCCAGCGCAAGCTTCCATGACATGGGAGCAGGAGAAATGAGTCCCCTCAGAGCCCTCAGTCCAGGCTTAGTCTTCGACACCGCCATAGACgattacctcctcttcctctgccGCTACGGCTACAAGGATCAAGCCGTAAGATCAATCTCAGGGAGGAGCAACTTCAGCTGTCCCTATAACGCCGCCGCCTCTCCGGACCTCATCTCCGACATCAACTACCCTTCCATCTCCATCGCCAAGCTAGAGAGAAAGCAGACGGTGAGCCGGACGGTTACCAATGTGGGGCCCCCGAACGCAACCTACACTGCCGCTGTGGACGCCCCAGCTGGCGTCACGGTCCAGGTCTCGCCTGCGAGGTTGTCCTTCTCGAGGAGGGGCGCAAAGGCTTCATATGCGGTCGCTTTCGAGGCCCGGGGAGCGAGCAAGGGTTATGGATATGGCTCCATAACATGGTCGGATGGGGCCCACGCAGTTCATACTGTTTTTGCAGTGAACTGTGTGTGA
- the LOC121997395 gene encoding calmodulin-1-like, translated as MADKLTDNQIAEFKEAFSLFDKDGDGSITTKELGTVMRSLGQNPTEAELQDMINEVDADGNGTIDFPEFLNLMARKMKDTDSEEELKEAFRVFDKDQNGFISAAELRHVMTNLGEKLTDEEVDEMIREADVDGDGQINYEEFVKVMMAK; from the exons ATGGCGGACAAGCTCACCGACAACCAGATCGCAGAGTTCAAGGAGGCATTCAGCTTGTTCGACAAGGACGGCGACG GTAGCATCACCACTAAGGAACTTGGGACCGTGATGCGTTCCTTGGGTCAGAACCCAACTGAGGCTGAATTGCAAGACATGATAAATGAGGTTGATGCAGACGGCAACGGTACGATTGATTTTCCAGAGTTTCTTAATTTGATGGCCCGCAAGATGAAGGATACAGATTCAGAGGAAGAGTTGAAGGAGGCTTTCCGTGTATTTGACAAGGACCAGAATGGTTTCATCTCAGCAGCTGAACTTCGTCATGTGATGACCAACCTGGGAGAAAAGCTTACCGACGAGGAGGTCGACGAAATGATTCGTGAAGCCGACGTTGACGGAGACGGTCAGATTAACTATGAGGAATTTGTTAAGGTCATGATGGCCAAGTGA
- the LOC121997397 gene encoding gamma carbonic anhydrase 1, mitochondrial-like: protein MGTLGRAIYTVGFWIRETGQAIDRLGCRLQGNYLFQEQLSRHRTLMNLFDKVPSVHKDAFVAPSASIIGDVQVGQGSSIWYGCVLQGDVNSIHVGSGTNIQDNSLVHVAKSNLSGKVLPTIIGDNVTIGHSAVLHGCTVEDEAFVGTGAVLLDGVIVEKHGMVAAGSLVRQNTRVPCGEVWGGNPAKFMRKLTEEEMTFIVQSAANYANLAQVHAAENAKSLDEIEFEKVLHKKFARRDEEYDSLQS, encoded by the exons ATGGGAACTCTAGGGAGGGCGATATACACCGTTGGGTTCTGGATCCGGGAGACCGGCCAGGCCATCGACCGTCTTGGCTGCCGCCTCCAGGGAAACTACCTTTTCCAGGAACAAC TGTCAAGACATCGCACACTCATGAACTTATTTGACAAAGTACCTAGCGTTCACAAAGATGCTTTTGTTGCTCCAAGTGCATCTATTATTGGTGATGTCCAAGTGGGCCAAGGATCGTCAATTTGGTACGGTTGTGTTTTGCAAG GTGATGTGAATAGCATCCATGTTGGTTCTGGCACTAACATTCAAGATAATTCTCTGGTGCATGTGGCGAAATCTAATCTGAGCGGGAAGGTCCTCCCAACAATAATTGGAGATAATGTCACAATAG GTCATAGTGCTGTCTTGCATGGATGCACTGTTGAGGATGAAGCATTTGTTGGAACTGGGGCTGTCCTGCTTGATGGAGTTATTGTTGAAAAGCATGGGATGGTAGCTGCTGGATCCCTTGTAAGGCAGAATACAAGGGTTCCATGTGGAGAG GTATGGGGAGGCAATCCTGCAAAATTTATGAGGAAACTTACTGAAGAAGAGATGACCTTCATTGTGCAGTCTGCTGCCAACTATGCCAATTTGGCCCAGGTGCATGCGGCTGAGAATGCTAAATCTCTTGACGAGATTGAGTTTGAGAAAGTACTGCACAAGAAGTTCGCTCGCAGAGATGAGGAGTATGATTCCCTCCAGAGCTAA
- the LOC121997398 gene encoding uncharacterized protein LOC121997398, translating to MSPASKSKAMEKLPAKTVKEQGKVSSKPVLAVNHGNGVQSSGYNPDSGTFHNFDTTSSVSVPGQNNGRFGTIDETEDHSVSTTGDSGEDEQKEKTTSNGPRIESIPGCDTDKREKIRQKNERKHQRQKERRAQELHERCSGYLMSRKLEMLAQKIVAMGFSSEEATMALIQNEGRVEESISWLLELSEESKHHIAANIDSSVNMKIDITAELVKISDLEVKFKCTKQEVERAVVACEGDLEKTEETLKAHKQEVKAAPLKLEEADDSVTASGTLDNKMVMPVQNVSLRPQLKGAVPVVTLQRREEQDLSHNKTFATGVAESVNKNLRSSRRLLPKTDWGRPQVVASMDKRWSNGSSTSSAAYSLPTSLQVAVPPANRYVMTSNEMKPNLPSVALREPVIVMQRPQSLHAKQNPASTSPNITSTSPPTSTGWYPNGTSSMGLIKVENGGLLPSSSFLGLHGSTAQQFINPNHFRPASNPVDSFPTGWGTPFNPSSSSTLSPGIPSSPGLLTSLPSGLSASSSDDWCSSGSTTYDYTSIDWSMDTDFMKPSHKINNLPSTWSTMFMGGKMVKRTVNSHSAVIGIQGDSLATDDSSYSSGSYDWSSPFTGKDLLSIPRRYVTDSSP from the coding sequence ATGTCCCCGGCTTCTAAATCTAAGGCCATGGAGAAATTGCCTGCAAAGACAGTCAAGGAACAAGGCAAAGTTTCTTCAAAGCCTGTTTTGGCTGTTAACCATGGAAATGGTGTCCAGTCAAGTGGATACAATCCAGATTCAGGAACATTCCACAATTTTGATACGACGAGCTCTGTTTCTGTGCCAGGCCAAAACAATGGACGTTTTGGAACAATAGATGAAACAGAGGATCATTCTGTTAGTACCACTGGTGATTCTGGAGAAGATGAACAAAAGGAGAAAACCACTAGTAATGGACCTCGTATTGAATCTATACCTGGCTGTGACACGGACAAGCGGGAGAAGATTAGACAGAAAAATGAGAGAAAGCATCAACGGCAGAAGGAAAGACGTGCTCAGGAGTTACATGAACGCTGTAGTGGGTACCTCATGTCTAGGAAACTGGAGATGCTTGCTCAGAAAATTGTAGCCATGGGGTTCTCTTCTGAGGAGGCAACAATGGCTCTTATACAAAATGAAGGACGTGTTGAAGAGTCCATTTCATGGCTCCTTGAACTGAGCGAAGAGAGCAAGCATCATATTGCAGCAAATATCGACAGTTCTGTCAACATGAAAATTGATATAACTGCAGAGCTTGTAAAGATATCGGATTTGGAGGTGAAATTTAAGTGCACGAAGCAGGAAGTGGAAAGGGCTGTAGTTGCATGTGAGGGTGACTTAGAGAAGACTGAAGAGACTTTGAAGGCACATAAGCAGGAAGTAAAGGCTGCTCCATTGAAATTGGAAGAAGCAGATGACTCTGTCACAGCAAGTGGGACTCTTGACAATAAGATGGTAATGCCTGTTCAAAATGTGTCATTAAGACCTCAACTAAAGGGAGCAGTTCCAGTTGTCACTCTACAACGAAGAGAAGAACAAGATTTGAGTCATAACAAAACTTTTGCAACCGGAGTTGCAGAGTCTGTGAATAAGAATTTGCGGTCTTCAAGAAGGTTACTGCCTAAGACAGATTGGGGAAGACCCCAAGTGGTTGCTTCCATGGATAAAAGGTGGTCAAATGGTAGCTCGACCTCATCTGCTGCATACTCTTTGCCAACCTCTCTGCAGGTAGCTGTGCCTCCAGCCAATCGGTATGTGATGACAAGTAATGAAATGAAACCTAACCTGCCATCAGTGGCATTGAGGGAGCCTGTCATTGTAATGCAGCGGCCTCAGTCTCTCCATGCCAAACAAAACCCTGCATCTACAAGCCCGAACATCACCAGTACATCACCGCCGACTTCCACAGGATGGTATCCGAATGGTACATCTAGCATGGGGTTGATAAAGGTGGAAAATGGAGGTCTCCTTCCGAGCTCATCTTTCCTGGGTTTGCATGGTTCTACTGCCCAACAATTTATTAACCCAAATCATTTCCGACCTGCTTCTAATCCCGTGGATTCCTTTCCAACCGGTTGGGGCACTCCATTCAACCCTTCAAGTTCATCCACACTGTCACCTGGCATACCTTCTTCGCCTGGTCTCCTTACTAGCTTGCCTTCTGGTCTGTCTGCTTCATCTTCCGATGACTGGTGTTCCAGTGGGTCAACAACATACGACTATACCTCTATAGATTGGAGCATGGATACAGATTTCATGAAGCCATCCCACAAGATCAACAACTTGCCGTCTACATGGTCTACCATGTTCATGGGTGGGAAAATGGTGAAGCGTACTGTGAACTCACACTCAGCGGTTATCGGCATACAGGGTGATAGTCTTGCAACCGATGACTCTTCATACTCGTCCGGGTCATATGATTGGTCATCTCCTTTTACAGGGAAGGACCTGCTGAGCATTCCAAGACGGTATGTTACCGATTCTTCACCCTAG
- the LOC121997399 gene encoding probable glutathione peroxidase 4 yields the protein MGGSQSAPNATSIHEFTVKDGIGNDVNLGIYKGKVLLVVNVASKCGFTEKNYTQLTELYNKYKGKDFEILAFPCNQFLRQEPWDDQKIQEYACTMFKADYPIFHKVKVNGPATAPLYQFLKASKPGFCGNRIKWNFTKFLVDKDGKVLARYGTTTAPLSIEKEIEKALGN from the exons ATGGGTGGTTCCCAATCCGCACCGAATGCAACCTCCATTCACGAATTCACCGTCAAG GATGGCATCGGCAACGACGTGAATTTAGGGATTTACAAGGGCAAGGTCCTTCTCGTCGTCAATGTCGCCTCCAAATG CGGATTCACAGAGAAAAACTACACGCAGTTGACGGAACTATATAACAAGTATAAAGGAAAAG ATTTTGAGATTCTAGCATTTCCATGCAATCAGTTCTTGAGACAAGAACCTTGGGATGATCAGAAAATACAGGAGTATGCTTGTACAATGTTCAAAGCTGATTATCCAATTTTTCATAAG GTTAAAGTGAACGGCCCAGCGACAGCACCACTTTACCAGTTTCTCAAGGCAAGCAAGCCTGGTTTTTGCGGAAACAGAATCAAGTGGAATTTCACTAAGTTTCTGGTCGATAAGGATGGCAAGGTCCTTGCTCGCTATGGGACCACCACAGCCCCCCTGTCCATTGAG AAAGAAATTGAAAAAGCACTTGGCAACTAA